Proteins encoded together in one Bos indicus isolate NIAB-ARS_2022 breed Sahiwal x Tharparkar chromosome 25, NIAB-ARS_B.indTharparkar_mat_pri_1.0, whole genome shotgun sequence window:
- the UPK3BL2 gene encoding uroplakin-3b-like protein 2, giving the protein MGLDRGQSPLLMALLLLLACLQMGMSLERISYVPQLSSATLAGRLTQSTFTLEQPRGQFSHPSISDSDAIWLVVAHSNATQKFTAPQKVEDTPVPADFPQRGYYLTLRASRALYPGGPPSNQLRVLRVGNDTRCSPRTRGCNRPLPGPGPYRVKFLVMSDRGPMAETEWSSETRLQQAEVLQAAPGPQTAGTVVIIAILSVLLAVLLAALLALLIFTWYDTCGSTPISGPGELVFVRKYDTHHMSRPSTVGGS; this is encoded by the exons ATGGGGCTTGACAGGGGACAGTCTCCGCTGCTGAtggcactgttgctgctgctggccTGCCTCCAGATGGGGATGAGCCTGG AGCGCATCAGCTACGTGCCCCAGCTCTCGAGTGCCACCCTGGCAGGGAGGCTCACCCAGTCCACCTTCACACTGGAGCAGCCGCGGGGCCAGTTCAGCCACCCCAGCATCTCCGACTCTGACGCCATCTGGCTAGTGGTGGCCCACAGCAACG CCACGCAGAAGTTCACGGCCCCACAGAAGGTGGAGGACACCCCGGTCCCTGCCGACTTCCCCCAGCGGGGCTACTACCTCACACTGAGGGCCAGCCGGGCTCTCTACCCCGGCGGCCCGCCCAGCAACCAGCTCCGGGTCCTGCGCGTCGGCAACGATACCCGCTGCTCCCCGAGGACAAGAGGCTGCAACCGCCCACTTCCGGGCCCCGGCCCCTACCG AGTGAAGTTCCTGGTGATGAGTGACAGGGGACCCATGGCTGAGACAGAGTGGTCCAGTGAGACCCGCCTGCAGCAAG CCGAGGTGCTCCAGGCTGCCCCAGGGCCCCAGACCGCAGGCACTGTGGTCATCATTGCCATCCTGTCCGTCCTGCTGGCCGTCCTCCTCGCTGCCCTCCTCGCCCTGCTCATCTTCACCTG GTACGACACCTGCGGGAGCACGCCCATCTCTGGCCCAGGGGAGCTGGTGTTCGTGAGAAAATATGACACCCACCACATGTCCAGGCCTTCAACTGTGGGGGGCTCCTGA